A single region of the Rhodococcus sp. W8901 genome encodes:
- a CDS encoding IclR family transcriptional regulator, with protein MAVRDLGGNEPRAVQRALALLEAAARLGSGASAKDIAALAGIPPATAYRLLNLLVADGYLVRIADLSGFALGRRTRELAGAAEQATPVDNRVVLEELRAQVRYGVYLASYTAGRVRLVDRDPDHELSGERTLVNAPHASAIGKLLLASRPDLVSGPLRKVTARTITDPDTLELELSVIRRGEPAREVDEIRVGRSALAVPVHDRGRAVVGCLAAIGPTGRLAVDDDELVELLRAYAGRVVAGATT; from the coding sequence ATGGCGGTCCGCGACCTCGGCGGGAACGAACCGCGTGCGGTGCAGCGCGCCCTCGCACTGCTCGAGGCCGCCGCCCGACTGGGCTCCGGCGCGTCCGCGAAAGACATCGCGGCCCTGGCCGGCATCCCGCCGGCGACCGCCTATCGACTGCTGAACCTCCTCGTCGCCGACGGCTACCTCGTGCGGATCGCCGACCTGTCCGGGTTCGCCCTGGGCCGTCGCACCCGCGAACTGGCCGGGGCCGCAGAACAAGCCACCCCCGTCGACAACCGCGTCGTGCTCGAGGAGTTGCGCGCGCAGGTGCGGTACGGGGTGTACCTCGCGTCGTACACGGCCGGCCGGGTGCGCCTGGTGGACCGCGACCCCGACCACGAACTCAGCGGCGAGCGGACACTGGTGAACGCACCGCACGCGTCCGCGATCGGCAAACTGCTGCTCGCGTCGCGACCCGACCTGGTGTCCGGCCCGCTCCGGAAGGTCACCGCCCGCACCATCACCGACCCGGACACGTTGGAACTGGAACTGTCGGTGATCCGGCGCGGCGAGCCGGCCCGCGAGGTCGACGAGATCCGCGTCGGACGCTCCGCCCTCGCCGTGCCCGTGCACGACCGGGGGCGCGCCGTCGTCGGGTGCCTCGCCGCCATCGGCCCCACGGGGCGGCTCGCGGTCGACGACGACGAGCTCGTGGAGTTGCTGCGCGCCTACGCGGGGCGGGTGGTGGCGGGCGCGACCACCTGA
- a CDS encoding FBP domain-containing protein: protein MDPITERDLRASFVNCSKGDAKRLPAPRDLDGRPWDDLDFLGWTDPAFPGRGYVVLPRADGPVGVAMRFEPNGSGKSQMCAICLTTHTRGGVALMTANKVGESGRAGNSVGIYMCIDLACSLYARGRKKPTLGSRYREDLSPEEKTERVRENINAFVDRLYA from the coding sequence ATGGATCCGATCACCGAACGCGACCTCCGCGCATCGTTCGTCAACTGTTCGAAAGGCGACGCGAAGCGCCTGCCCGCGCCGCGTGATCTGGACGGCCGGCCCTGGGACGACCTGGACTTCCTGGGCTGGACCGATCCCGCCTTCCCCGGCCGCGGCTACGTGGTTCTGCCCCGCGCCGACGGCCCGGTCGGCGTCGCGATGCGGTTCGAACCGAACGGCTCCGGCAAGTCGCAGATGTGCGCGATCTGCCTCACCACGCACACCCGTGGCGGTGTCGCGCTCATGACCGCGAACAAGGTGGGCGAGTCGGGGCGGGCGGGGAACTCGGTGGGCATCTACATGTGCATCGACCTGGCCTGCTCGCTCTACGCACGCGGCAGGAAGAAGCCCACGCTCGGCAGTCGGTACCGCGAGGACCTCAGCCCGGAGGAGAAGACGGAACGGGTCCGCGAGAACATCAACGCGTTCGTCGACCGGTTGTATGCCTGA